Proteins encoded together in one Schumannella luteola window:
- the ileS gene encoding isoleucine--tRNA ligase translates to MYPRTSSASGANAIGDSAATGATTPTGVPASPRFPEIESGILAFWKGDDTFRASVENREGCDEWVFYDGPPFANGLPHYGHLLTGYAKDLFPRYQTMRGKQVHRRFGWDTHGLPAELEAMRQLGITTKDEIEEMGVGAFNAAARASVLRYTQEWKDYVTRQARWVDFENDYKTLDTNFMESVLWAFKRLWDKGLAYEGFRVLPYCWNDETPLSNHELRMDDDVYKVRQDPSVTVTFPLVGEKAEALGLTAVKALAWTTTPWTLPTNAALAVGPAIEYAVLPAGPDGAADGAAEGQSLYLLAADTVAAYAKALGYADAKAAQAAVQRTVVGEELRDVHYDRLWDHYADAPGNENAWRVLVADYVATGEGTGVVHQAPAYGEDDQVVCAEAGIPVILSLDDAGRFLPAVTEVAGQHWFEANTPLIRLLRAEGRLLQERSYEHSYPHCWRCRNPLIYRAVSSWFVRVTEFRDRMGELNQQITWVPENVKEGQFGKWVANARDWSVSRNRFWGSPIPVWKSDDSRYPRLDVYGSLDELQRDFGRLPLNDAGEVDLHRPFIDELTRPNPDDPTGQSTMRRISDVFDVWFDSGSMPYAQVHYPFENREWFDGTDTANGHNPADFIVEYIGQTRGWFYVMHVLATALFDRPAFSNVISHGIVLGSDGQKMSKSLRNYPDVSEVFDRDGADAMRWFLMASSVIRGGNLIVTEEGIRQGVREFLLPLWSTYYFFTLYANTAGESGYEAQWRTDSANELDRYLLAKTRVLVEQVTGHLDALDSPLAAQALRDFGDVLTNWYVRRSRDRFWSGEDRDAFDTLYTVLETVTRVAAPLLPLVTEEIWKGLTGGRSVHLEDWPDASAFPADDALVSAMDRVRAVASSGLALRKASGLRVRLPLAGLTVVGAGEGLDGFAEVLRDELNVKSVSFVAKLPGASVARRLTVNARALGPRLGKDVQRIIKAAKAGDWAEADGTVVVDGTPLEAGEFELVLELPEGGDDRAYAALDGDAFLVLDTALTPELEAEGTARDVVRAVQQARKDAGFEVSDRIRLVVAGDPDVARAVLAHADLIRGETLALDLTALPEQAAVIEGAAVSEAKVGDNRTVSIQVARA, encoded by the coding sequence ATGTACCCCCGCACTTCCTCCGCCTCCGGCGCGAACGCGATCGGCGACAGCGCCGCGACCGGCGCCACGACGCCGACCGGCGTGCCCGCCAGCCCGCGCTTCCCCGAGATCGAGTCGGGCATCCTCGCCTTCTGGAAGGGCGACGACACCTTCCGCGCGTCGGTCGAGAACCGCGAGGGATGCGACGAGTGGGTCTTCTACGACGGCCCGCCCTTCGCGAACGGCCTGCCGCACTACGGCCACCTGCTGACCGGCTACGCCAAGGACCTCTTCCCGCGGTACCAGACCATGCGCGGCAAGCAGGTGCACCGCCGCTTCGGCTGGGACACTCACGGCCTGCCGGCCGAGCTCGAGGCGATGCGCCAGCTCGGCATCACGACGAAGGACGAGATCGAGGAGATGGGCGTCGGCGCCTTCAACGCCGCCGCCCGCGCGAGTGTGCTGCGTTACACGCAGGAGTGGAAGGACTACGTCACCCGTCAGGCGCGCTGGGTCGACTTCGAGAACGACTACAAGACGCTCGACACGAACTTCATGGAGAGCGTGCTCTGGGCCTTCAAGCGACTCTGGGACAAGGGCCTCGCCTATGAGGGCTTCCGCGTGCTGCCTTACTGCTGGAACGACGAGACGCCGCTGTCGAACCACGAGCTGCGCATGGACGACGACGTCTACAAGGTGCGCCAGGATCCCTCGGTCACGGTGACCTTCCCGCTCGTCGGCGAGAAGGCCGAGGCGCTCGGCCTGACCGCCGTGAAGGCGCTCGCCTGGACGACGACCCCGTGGACCCTGCCGACCAACGCGGCGCTCGCCGTGGGGCCGGCGATCGAGTATGCCGTGCTGCCCGCCGGACCGGATGGCGCCGCCGACGGCGCGGCCGAGGGCCAGTCGCTCTACCTGCTCGCCGCCGACACCGTCGCCGCCTACGCCAAAGCGCTCGGCTACGCCGATGCCAAGGCTGCTCAGGCCGCCGTTCAGCGCACCGTCGTCGGCGAGGAGCTGCGCGACGTGCACTACGACCGTCTGTGGGACCACTACGCCGACGCCCCCGGCAACGAGAACGCCTGGCGCGTGCTCGTCGCCGACTACGTCGCGACCGGCGAGGGCACCGGTGTCGTGCACCAGGCGCCCGCCTACGGCGAGGACGACCAGGTCGTCTGCGCCGAGGCCGGCATCCCGGTCATCCTGTCGCTGGATGACGCGGGCCGCTTCCTGCCCGCCGTCACCGAGGTCGCCGGGCAGCACTGGTTCGAGGCGAACACGCCGCTCATCCGCCTGCTGCGCGCCGAGGGCCGACTGCTGCAGGAGCGCAGCTACGAGCACAGCTACCCGCACTGCTGGCGCTGCCGCAATCCTCTCATCTACCGCGCCGTGTCGAGCTGGTTCGTGCGCGTGACCGAGTTCCGCGACCGCATGGGCGAGCTCAACCAGCAGATCACCTGGGTGCCCGAGAACGTCAAGGAGGGCCAGTTCGGCAAGTGGGTCGCGAACGCCCGCGACTGGTCGGTGAGCCGCAACCGCTTCTGGGGCTCGCCCATCCCGGTGTGGAAGAGCGACGACTCTCGTTACCCGCGCCTCGACGTCTACGGCTCGCTCGACGAGCTGCAGCGCGACTTCGGCCGCCTGCCGCTCAACGACGCCGGCGAGGTCGACCTGCACCGGCCGTTCATCGACGAACTCACCCGTCCGAACCCCGACGACCCGACGGGTCAGTCGACCATGCGCCGCATCTCCGACGTCTTCGACGTGTGGTTCGACTCCGGCTCGATGCCCTACGCGCAGGTGCACTACCCCTTCGAGAACCGCGAGTGGTTCGACGGGACCGACACCGCGAACGGGCACAACCCGGCCGACTTCATCGTCGAGTACATCGGGCAGACCCGCGGCTGGTTCTACGTCATGCACGTGCTCGCGACGGCGCTGTTCGACCGCCCCGCGTTCTCGAACGTGATCAGCCACGGCATCGTGCTCGGCAGCGACGGTCAGAAGATGTCGAAGAGCCTGCGCAACTACCCGGACGTCAGCGAGGTCTTCGACCGCGACGGCGCGGATGCGATGCGCTGGTTCCTCATGGCGTCGAGCGTCATCCGCGGCGGCAACCTCATCGTCACCGAGGAGGGCATCCGCCAGGGCGTGCGCGAGTTCCTGCTGCCGCTGTGGAGCACCTACTACTTCTTCACCCTCTACGCGAACACGGCGGGGGAGAGCGGGTACGAGGCGCAGTGGCGCACCGACTCGGCCAACGAGCTCGACCGCTACCTGCTCGCGAAGACCCGCGTGCTCGTCGAGCAGGTCACCGGTCACCTCGACGCGCTCGACAGCCCGCTCGCGGCCCAGGCGCTGCGCGACTTCGGCGACGTGCTGACCAACTGGTATGTGCGCCGCAGCCGCGACCGCTTCTGGTCGGGTGAGGATCGCGACGCCTTCGACACGCTCTACACCGTGCTCGAGACGGTCACCCGCGTGGCCGCCCCGCTGCTGCCGCTCGTGACCGAGGAGATCTGGAAGGGCCTCACCGGCGGCCGCAGCGTGCACCTCGAGGACTGGCCGGATGCGTCGGCCTTCCCCGCCGACGACGCCCTCGTCAGCGCGATGGACCGCGTCCGCGCCGTCGCCTCGTCGGGTCTCGCGCTGCGCAAGGCCAGCGGGCTGCGCGTGCGCCTGCCGCTCGCCGGACTGACCGTCGTGGGCGCCGGCGAGGGGCTCGACGGCTTCGCCGAGGTGCTGCGCGACGAGCTCAACGTGAAGAGCGTGAGCTTCGTCGCCAAGCTGCCCGGTGCGAGCGTCGCCCGTCGTCTGACCGTGAACGCGCGCGCCCTGGGCCCGCGCCTCGGCAAGGACGTGCAGCGCATCATCAAGGCCGCCAAGGCCGGCGACTGGGCGGAGGCCGACGGCACCGTCGTCGTCGACGGCACGCCGCTCGAGGCGGGCGAGTTCGAGCTCGTGCTCGAGCTGCCGGAGGGCGGCGACGACCGCGCCTACGCCGCGCTCGACGGCGACGCCTTCCTCGTGCTCGACACCGCGCTCACGCCCGAGCTCGAGGCCGAGGGCACCGCGCGCGACGTCGTGCGCGCCGTGCAGCAGGCCCGCAAGGACGCCGGGTTCGAGGTGAGCGACCGCATCCGCCTCGTCGTCGCCGGCGACCCCGACGTGGCGCGCGCCGTGCTCGCGCACGCCGACCTGATCCGCGGCGAGACGCTCGCGCTCGACCTGACCGCCCTGCCCGAGCAGGCGGCCGTGATCGAGGGCGCGGCGGTCTCGGAGGCCAAGGTGGGCGACAATCGGACTGTGAGCATCCAGGTGGCCCGAGCGTGA
- a CDS encoding MFS transporter produces MTDIHGGKVPTAELDQNPSGPSGPTDPAVPTAVTGSPDRRPARRAVWAAFLGSSLESFDFYLFAYFSAFFSASVFFPNDDPFVGRLEAFALFALSYVVRPIGAIIFGWVGDRLGRRQTLLITITLMGVATGAIGLLPGYDTIGVAAPLLLVVIRLLQGLSLGGEWGGGILVAVEHAEPKRRGLYAALPQLGSPVGTGIVATLVIVLSAVMPPEDLAAWGWRIPFLLAFPLLLVSLWLRLRIDETPLFKALVAEDRLERVPVLSAFAKHPLAMIVAIGAALLGIGSYSLMNTYTLSYGVAVLGFKYEELSLATLIGSALQLVTIPLFGVWANRIGSARVVLIGAIGTLIITFPMYFLLQFATFPILVGTMIIGGILPTLAWAGLGGLMADVFGGPIRYSALSIAYAVAATISGFIPLITTAIGAASGNAWWHPGIVLAVLSALTLVSAIFAARWRRPVDSLLEA; encoded by the coding sequence GTGACCGATATCCACGGCGGCAAAGTGCCCACCGCCGAACTCGACCAGAACCCGTCGGGACCCTCGGGTCCCACCGATCCCGCCGTTCCGACGGCCGTGACCGGCTCCCCCGACCGCCGACCCGCTCGCCGGGCCGTGTGGGCGGCCTTCCTCGGCAGCTCCCTCGAGAGCTTCGACTTCTACCTCTTCGCCTACTTCAGCGCCTTCTTCTCGGCGAGCGTGTTCTTCCCGAACGACGATCCCTTCGTCGGCCGGCTCGAGGCCTTCGCGCTGTTCGCCCTGAGCTACGTGGTGCGCCCGATCGGCGCGATCATCTTCGGCTGGGTGGGCGACCGCCTCGGCCGCCGCCAGACGCTGCTCATCACGATCACCCTGATGGGCGTCGCGACCGGCGCGATCGGCCTGCTGCCCGGCTACGACACGATCGGCGTCGCGGCTCCGCTGCTGCTCGTCGTGATCCGCCTGCTGCAGGGGCTCTCCCTCGGAGGCGAGTGGGGCGGCGGCATCCTCGTCGCGGTCGAGCACGCCGAGCCGAAGCGCCGCGGCCTCTACGCCGCGCTGCCCCAGCTCGGCTCGCCCGTCGGAACCGGCATCGTCGCGACGCTCGTGATCGTGCTGTCGGCCGTCATGCCGCCCGAGGATCTCGCGGCGTGGGGATGGCGCATCCCGTTCCTGCTCGCCTTCCCGCTGCTGCTCGTGTCGCTGTGGCTTCGGCTGCGCATCGACGAGACGCCGCTGTTCAAGGCCCTCGTGGCCGAAGACCGCCTCGAGCGCGTGCCCGTGCTGTCGGCCTTCGCGAAGCACCCGCTCGCGATGATCGTCGCGATCGGCGCCGCGCTGCTCGGCATCGGCTCGTACTCGCTCATGAACACCTACACGCTGAGCTACGGCGTCGCGGTGCTCGGCTTCAAGTACGAGGAGCTCTCGCTCGCGACCCTGATCGGCAGCGCGCTGCAGCTCGTGACGATCCCGCTGTTCGGCGTGTGGGCGAACCGCATCGGCTCGGCGCGCGTCGTGCTGATCGGCGCGATCGGCACGCTGATCATCACGTTCCCGATGTACTTCCTGCTGCAGTTCGCGACCTTCCCGATCCTCGTCGGCACGATGATCATCGGCGGCATCCTGCCCACCCTCGCGTGGGCGGGACTCGGCGGACTGATGGCGGATGTGTTCGGCGGGCCCATCCGCTACAGCGCCCTGTCGATCGCCTACGCGGTCGCCGCGACGATCTCGGGCTTCATCCCGCTGATCACGACCGCGATCGGCGCCGCGAGCGGCAACGCGTGGTGGCATCCCGGCATCGTGCTGGCGGTGCTCTCGGCGCTGACGCTCGTCTCGGCGATCTTCGCGGCGCGCTGGCGCCGCCCCGTCGACAGCCTGCTCGAGGCCTGA
- a CDS encoding trypsin-like serine peptidase: protein MTTTRFRIGATTAALLLGGAAFAAGATSAQAAPAAADASAQVAHYAVPSTKAATAATYWSADRMRAAAPADTLISAGERTASTAAPAKGKAVTYSANAVSPKAGSPAPVSHIGKVFFTLGGQDYVCSGNSISSSNGSVVATAGHCLNEGPGDFATNWVFVPAYDNGSAPYGQFAATDLFTTNQWKNDGDITYDTGFAVVSGDGNLADEVGASPVSFNQDRGLGYAAFGYPAGSPFNGETLKSCTDSSSSDDPFGQSESQGIDCDMTGGSSGGPWFIGSGSGGTQNSVNSFGYDGVANTMFGPYWGSAIQSAYQAASAA from the coding sequence ATGACGACGACGAGGTTCCGGATCGGAGCGACGACGGCGGCACTGCTGCTCGGCGGCGCCGCCTTCGCCGCGGGCGCGACCAGCGCGCAGGCGGCACCCGCCGCGGCCGACGCGAGCGCGCAGGTCGCGCACTACGCCGTGCCGAGCACCAAGGCGGCCACGGCCGCGACGTACTGGTCGGCCGACCGGATGCGCGCCGCGGCACCCGCCGACACGCTCATCAGCGCGGGCGAGCGCACCGCATCCACCGCCGCCCCCGCGAAGGGGAAGGCTGTGACCTACTCGGCCAACGCGGTCAGCCCGAAGGCCGGATCGCCGGCCCCGGTGTCGCACATCGGCAAGGTGTTCTTCACGCTCGGCGGGCAGGACTACGTCTGCTCGGGCAACTCGATCAGTTCGAGCAACGGCAGCGTCGTCGCGACCGCCGGTCACTGCCTCAACGAGGGCCCCGGCGACTTCGCCACCAACTGGGTCTTCGTGCCGGCCTACGACAACGGCAGCGCACCCTACGGGCAGTTCGCCGCGACCGACCTCTTCACCACGAACCAGTGGAAGAACGACGGCGACATCACCTACGACACCGGATTCGCGGTGGTGAGCGGCGACGGCAACCTGGCGGATGAGGTCGGCGCGTCGCCCGTCTCGTTCAACCAGGACCGCGGCCTCGGATACGCCGCCTTCGGCTACCCGGCCGGATCGCCGTTCAACGGCGAGACGCTGAAGTCGTGCACCGACAGCTCGTCGAGCGACGACCCCTTCGGCCAGTCGGAGTCGCAGGGCATCGACTGCGACATGACCGGCGGATCGTCGGGCGGACCCTGGTTCATCGGCAGCGGCTCCGGCGGCACCCAGAACTCGGTCAACAGCTTCGGCTACGACGGCGTCGCGAACACGATGTTCGGACCGTACTGGGGCTCGGCCATCCAGAGCGCCTACCAGGCGGCCTCGGCGGCGTAA
- the valS gene encoding valine--tRNA ligase, giving the protein MSDAHGDSTPDTGSSRIPDRPALEGLEPKWDSAWAEQGTYSFDRAAALAAGKESVFAIDTPPPTASGSLHIGHVFSYTHMDLAARFNRMRGKHLFYPMGWDDNGLPTERRVQNYYGVRCDPTLPYDPDFTPPQEGGEGKSTKAADQLPISRRNFVELCERLTAEDEVQFEELWRKLGLSVDWTLTYRTIGDEAQRAAQRAFLRNLARGEAYQADAPTLWDVTFRTAVAQAELEERDQPSAYHGLAFHRPDGGVIDIQTTRPELLPACVALVAHPDDERYQHLFGTTVTTPLFGVEVPVLAHHLAQKDKGSGIAMICTFGDTTDVTWWRELDLPNRTVVGFDGRLVSEAPAAELFTDAGRSAYAELAGKTVFSAKARIVELLQESGELIGEIKKIQHPVKFFEKGDRPLEIVSTRQWYIANGARDEALKQRLLEAGKQIDFHPDFMRVRYENWVNGLTGDWLISRQRFFGVPIPVWYPLDADGNPVQGSPIVPSEDALPIDPSSDTAPGYDESQRGVPGGFVGELDIMDTWATSSLTPQIAAGWGTDPELFDLVFPYSLRSQGQDIIRTWLFSTVLRAQLEEGTVPWTNAGISGFIVDPDRKKMSKSKGNVVTPAGMLDDHGSDAVRYWAASSRLGTDAAFDPQNPKQIKIGRRLAIKVLNAAKFVYSFPFDEAAAAVTEPLDLDMLAELARVVELSTAAYEQFDHARALELSEQFFWTFCDDYLELVKERAYTGSGATQASAVTALRAAVDVLLRLLAPVIPFATEEVWSWTHEGSIHTAAWPQASELRELGAAEPSGLLPAVSAALIGIRRAKTDAKASQKTPVTSATLAGPAILAGALDDLRAVGRIADLTHVEADEVAVSDIVLEEQQA; this is encoded by the coding sequence ATGTCCGACGCGCACGGCGACAGCACTCCCGACACCGGAAGCAGCCGCATCCCCGACCGTCCCGCCCTCGAGGGCCTCGAGCCGAAGTGGGATTCCGCCTGGGCCGAGCAGGGCACCTACTCCTTCGACCGCGCCGCGGCTCTCGCCGCCGGCAAGGAGAGCGTCTTCGCGATCGACACCCCGCCGCCGACCGCCTCGGGCAGCCTGCACATCGGCCACGTCTTCAGCTACACCCACATGGACCTCGCCGCGCGCTTCAACCGCATGCGCGGCAAGCACCTCTTCTATCCGATGGGCTGGGACGACAACGGCCTGCCGACCGAGCGCCGCGTGCAGAACTACTACGGCGTGCGCTGCGACCCGACGCTGCCCTATGACCCCGACTTCACCCCGCCCCAGGAGGGCGGCGAGGGCAAGAGCACCAAGGCCGCCGACCAGCTGCCGATCTCGCGCCGCAACTTCGTCGAGCTGTGCGAGCGTCTCACCGCCGAAGACGAGGTGCAGTTCGAGGAGCTGTGGCGCAAGCTCGGCCTCAGCGTCGACTGGACGCTGACCTACCGCACGATCGGCGACGAGGCGCAGCGCGCCGCCCAGCGCGCCTTCCTGCGCAACCTCGCCCGCGGCGAGGCGTACCAGGCGGATGCGCCCACCCTGTGGGATGTGACCTTCCGCACCGCGGTGGCGCAGGCCGAGCTCGAGGAGCGCGACCAGCCGAGCGCGTACCACGGTCTCGCCTTCCACCGTCCCGACGGCGGCGTGATCGACATCCAGACCACCCGTCCCGAGCTGCTGCCGGCGTGCGTGGCCCTCGTGGCGCACCCCGACGACGAGCGCTACCAGCACCTCTTCGGCACGACCGTGACGACGCCGCTGTTCGGCGTCGAGGTGCCCGTGCTCGCGCACCACCTCGCGCAGAAGGACAAGGGATCGGGCATCGCCATGATCTGCACCTTCGGCGACACGACCGATGTCACCTGGTGGCGCGAGCTCGACCTGCCCAACCGCACCGTCGTCGGCTTCGACGGCCGCCTCGTGTCGGAGGCGCCCGCCGCCGAGCTGTTCACCGACGCGGGCCGCTCCGCCTACGCCGAACTGGCCGGCAAGACCGTGTTCAGCGCGAAGGCGCGCATCGTCGAGCTGCTGCAGGAGTCGGGCGAGCTGATCGGCGAGATCAAGAAGATCCAGCACCCGGTGAAGTTCTTCGAGAAGGGCGACCGCCCGCTCGAGATCGTGTCGACCCGCCAGTGGTACATCGCCAACGGCGCCCGCGACGAGGCGCTCAAGCAGCGCCTGCTCGAGGCCGGCAAGCAGATCGACTTCCACCCCGATTTCATGCGCGTGCGCTACGAGAACTGGGTCAACGGCCTCACCGGCGACTGGCTGATCTCGCGCCAGCGCTTCTTCGGCGTGCCGATCCCCGTCTGGTACCCGCTCGACGCCGACGGCAACCCCGTGCAGGGCTCGCCGATCGTGCCGAGCGAGGACGCGCTGCCGATCGACCCCTCGAGCGACACCGCCCCCGGCTACGACGAGTCGCAGCGCGGCGTGCCCGGCGGCTTCGTCGGCGAGCTCGACATCATGGACACCTGGGCGACCTCGTCGCTCACCCCGCAGATCGCGGCCGGCTGGGGCACCGACCCGGAGCTCTTCGACCTCGTGTTCCCCTACTCGCTGCGCTCGCAGGGGCAGGACATCATCCGCACCTGGCTGTTCTCGACCGTGCTGCGCGCCCAACTCGAAGAGGGCACCGTGCCGTGGACGAACGCCGGCATCTCGGGCTTCATCGTCGACCCCGACCGCAAGAAGATGTCGAAGTCGAAGGGCAACGTCGTCACCCCGGCGGGCATGCTCGACGACCACGGATCGGATGCGGTGCGCTACTGGGCGGCCTCGTCGCGCCTCGGCACCGACGCGGCCTTCGACCCGCAGAACCCGAAGCAGATCAAGATCGGCCGCCGCCTGGCGATCAAGGTGCTCAACGCGGCGAAGTTCGTCTACTCCTTCCCGTTCGACGAGGCCGCGGCCGCGGTGACCGAGCCGCTCGACCTCGACATGCTGGCCGAGCTGGCCCGCGTGGTGGAGCTGTCGACCGCCGCCTACGAGCAGTTCGACCACGCCCGCGCGCTCGAGTTGAGCGAGCAGTTCTTCTGGACCTTCTGCGACGACTACCTCGAGCTCGTCAAGGAGCGCGCCTACACGGGATCCGGCGCCACGCAGGCGAGCGCCGTGACCGCGCTGCGCGCCGCCGTCGACGTGCTGCTGCGCCTGCTCGCGCCGGTCATCCCCTTCGCCACCGAGGAGGTGTGGTCGTGGACCCACGAGGGTTCCATCCACACCGCCGCCTGGCCGCAGGCCTCGGAGCTGCGCGAGCTCGGCGCCGCCGAGCCGAGCGGGCTGCTGCCGGCCGTCAGCGCGGCGCTCATCGGCATCCGCCGGGCGAAGACGGATGCGAAGGCCTCGCAGAAGACGCCCGTCACCTCGGCGACGCTGGCCGGCCCGGCGATCCTCGCCGGCGCGCTCGACGACCTGCGCGCCGTGGGCCGCATCGCCGACCTGACGCACGTCGAGGCCGACGAAGTCGCCGTGAGCGACATCGTGCTCGAGGAGCAGCAGGCGTGA
- a CDS encoding GNAT family N-acetyltransferase gives MSAGGDVTVGPDSADDSGALAPVTTESGLVIRAITADDVAAWRELFRAYGEFYETVFDDAHLDHVGALLVTAGSGVDALVAVDPAEGDALVGFAHYRSHPDTFSRQRDWYLDDLFTAPAARGRGAATALIARLGEIARGGREHGHGGTLRWITAASNERAQRVYDRIAQRTTWLTYEQKL, from the coding sequence GTGAGCGCCGGCGGCGACGTCACGGTCGGTCCCGACAGCGCGGACGACTCGGGTGCGCTCGCCCCCGTCACGACCGAGTCGGGGCTCGTGATCCGCGCGATCACGGCCGATGACGTCGCCGCCTGGCGCGAGCTCTTCCGCGCCTACGGCGAGTTCTACGAGACGGTCTTCGACGACGCGCACCTCGACCACGTGGGCGCACTGCTCGTCACCGCGGGCTCCGGTGTCGACGCGCTCGTCGCCGTCGACCCGGCCGAGGGTGACGCGCTGGTCGGCTTCGCGCACTACCGCTCGCACCCCGACACCTTCAGCCGCCAGCGCGACTGGTACCTCGACGACCTGTTCACCGCCCCAGCCGCCCGCGGCCGCGGTGCGGCGACGGCGCTCATCGCCCGCCTCGGCGAGATCGCCCGCGGCGGACGCGAGCACGGGCACGGCGGCACGCTCCGCTGGATCACCGCCGCGTCGAACGAGCGCGCCCAGCGGGTCTACGACCGGATCGCGCAGCGCACGACCTGGCTGACCTACGAGCAGAAGCTCTAG
- a CDS encoding helix-turn-helix domain-containing protein: MTSTDPVAAPDPAHDAGAHAAFGRTLDATALKAYAHPLRVAIVDALSTFGPATASGLGDRLGESSGSTSYHLRQLEKHGFVREVEGRGTARERWWERVPGGISLDPSAFRAGGGMRAASELIQAEWEHRRRRQLDEFLAHGDELGEKWIDRATISTANLRLTGPQLAKLSKRLMEVVDEFVVTYRDSTEPGSRPVQAQLNVFPVMGGDVTPGDEAGEDAADGDAASGSTTASKHDRKEG, from the coding sequence ATGACCTCCACCGATCCGGTCGCTGCTCCGGACCCCGCTCACGACGCGGGTGCGCACGCCGCGTTCGGCCGCACCCTCGATGCGACCGCGCTCAAGGCCTACGCGCACCCGCTGCGGGTCGCGATCGTGGACGCGCTCTCGACCTTCGGCCCCGCCACCGCGAGCGGTCTCGGCGATCGGCTCGGGGAGTCGAGCGGGTCGACCAGCTACCACCTGCGCCAGCTCGAGAAGCACGGCTTCGTGCGCGAGGTCGAGGGCCGCGGAACCGCCCGTGAGCGCTGGTGGGAGCGCGTGCCGGGCGGCATCTCGCTCGACCCGAGCGCCTTCCGGGCCGGCGGGGGGATGCGCGCCGCGAGCGAGCTCATCCAGGCCGAATGGGAGCACCGCCGGCGCCGTCAGCTCGACGAGTTCCTCGCGCACGGCGACGAGCTCGGCGAGAAGTGGATCGACCGCGCCACGATCTCGACCGCGAACCTGCGTCTCACCGGGCCGCAGCTGGCGAAGCTGAGCAAGCGGCTCATGGAGGTCGTCGACGAGTTCGTCGTCACCTACCGCGACAGCACCGAGCCCGGATCCCGTCCCGTGCAGGCGCAGCTCAACGTCTTCCCGGTCATGGGCGGCGACGTCACTCCCGGTGACGAGGCCGGCGAGGACGCCGCCGACGGAGACGCTGCTTCCGGCTCCACGACCGCATCGAAGCACGACCGGAAGGAGGGATGA